The following proteins come from a genomic window of Vallitaleaceae bacterium 9-2:
- a CDS encoding MarR family transcriptional regulator, whose translation MNNPCNLSDSTCQLNSCLFFSLSKVSRTLKKEADMHFAVTGLSPSHAFILYIVCLKQRIHQKEVGDYLLLTPSTMTRFVDKLESKGLVRKELEGKNVFLCATAQGEALKPTVMNAWEQLNTAIHSALSDDEKQLYIELNNKIVSKLD comes from the coding sequence ATGAATAATCCATGTAATTTATCTGATAGTACTTGCCAATTAAATAGTTGCTTATTTTTTTCACTCTCAAAAGTATCTCGAACTTTAAAGAAAGAAGCGGATATGCATTTTGCTGTCACAGGATTATCGCCAAGTCATGCTTTTATTTTATATATTGTTTGTCTAAAGCAGCGGATTCACCAAAAAGAAGTTGGTGATTATCTATTGTTAACCCCTTCTACAATGACACGATTTGTCGATAAATTAGAGAGCAAAGGTCTTGTACGCAAAGAACTCGAAGGAAAGAATGTCTTCTTATGTGCAACTGCTCAAGGCGAAGCTTTAAAGCCTACCGTTATGAATGCCTGGGAACAACTTAATACAGCTATTCATTCAGCCCTATCTGACGATGAAAAACAACTATACATTGAATTAAATAATAAAATTGTATCTAAATTGGATTAA
- a CDS encoding NADPH-dependent oxidoreductase, with amino-acid sequence MNKTIELIKDHRSIRDFKPDPIDEHIIEEIVHAAQAMPNSINGQQTSVIVVTNKENKATLANLAGGQPWIEQAPLFLLFVMDFHKTELAAKKNGLTQVIHESVEGTMVGTFDAGLNMGAAIIAAESLGLGVVPIGGIRKNPQELIELFNLPEKVFPVAGLAIGYPNSPSKKKPRLPINTFRHDEVYQQDHLQPAIDHYDAHMQEYLKQINREQEGNWSQNTAGIYQYVYFPDVHPTMKKQGFLNNK; translated from the coding sequence ATGAATAAAACTATAGAACTTATTAAAGACCATCGCTCAATAAGAGATTTTAAACCTGACCCTATTGACGAACACATTATTGAAGAAATTGTTCACGCAGCTCAAGCAATGCCTAATTCAATTAACGGTCAGCAAACATCCGTTATTGTTGTTACCAACAAAGAAAACAAAGCTACACTTGCCAATCTAGCCGGTGGACAACCTTGGATTGAACAAGCGCCTTTATTCTTATTATTTGTGATGGATTTTCACAAAACTGAACTCGCTGCAAAGAAAAACGGCTTAACTCAAGTTATTCATGAAAGTGTTGAAGGTACAATGGTAGGTACATTTGATGCCGGGCTAAATATGGGTGCAGCAATTATTGCTGCTGAATCTCTAGGTCTAGGTGTTGTCCCTATTGGAGGTATCCGTAAAAATCCACAAGAACTTATTGAGCTTTTTAACCTCCCGGAAAAAGTTTTCCCGGTTGCCGGACTAGCTATTGGATATCCTAATAGCCCATCAAAGAAAAAACCTCGTCTGCCAATCAATACATTCCGACATGACGAAGTTTATCAACAAGACCATCTACAGCCTGCTATTGACCACTATGATGCACATATGCAGGAATACCTTAAACAAATTAATCGAGAACAAGAGGGTAACTGGAGTCAAAATACTGCTGGCATCTACCAGTATGTTTACTTTCCAGATGTACATCCAACAATGAAAAAACAAGGATTTTTAAATAACAAGTAA